One part of the candidate division WOR-3 bacterium genome encodes these proteins:
- a CDS encoding oligosaccharide flippase family protein, producing MSNTYQSLGKRLVIGSSYYYTSLLINKAITTISSIFLARTLGPTNFGMISIVNYLLLLLLFFTGFGIPTASVKLITAYWTEDRREASSFISSAFFINLLIIILITLFYYLLARDIASRIYRNENLAVLFRISAFALFFFSLIQYGNSVVQALGEFKHLSFLLIFNSLVSLILLIPLTKSFGIKGAVLSQSLTSLFVFLLLLRIFQFLRNRYHLLPLGISFHKIKEHFPKLLSFAFPLFLSGLVMTPALTILTTLLSRLRSFQEVGFFNVGYSLTQIILFLPTAVGVPFIPLASRLVTEDRERLKDFLLKTIYGVNIMVMVICFLMSFFAHEIIHLFYGSKYESAQEILLLLVAASFLTSFGYIVGYYLLAVGKVWLGTLFNLIWFLIVLAPAFPLIKNLGLIGLGFAYFLSYAILAVIFCFYLRNHLKIGIRQLAMQLLIGTGFLVILFLIRILIPNVRGITFSSPLVFISFGLFSLFVLATLFLIPKSFNKEMIIELIKRRNAT from the coding sequence ATGTCTAACACTTACCAATCATTGGGGAAGAGATTAGTGATCGGGAGTAGTTACTATTATACCTCTCTTCTAATCAACAAGGCGATAACTACCATCTCTTCCATCTTTTTGGCTCGGACCCTTGGTCCAACCAATTTTGGGATGATTTCTATCGTCAATTATCTCCTCCTCCTCCTCCTTTTTTTTACCGGTTTTGGTATCCCTACCGCCAGTGTGAAATTAATCACCGCCTATTGGACAGAAGATAGAAGAGAAGCGAGTAGTTTCATCAGCAGTGCTTTTTTTATCAATCTGTTAATCATCATCTTAATCACCCTTTTCTATTATCTCTTAGCTCGGGATATTGCCTCTCGGATTTATCGCAACGAAAACTTAGCAGTCCTTTTTCGGATTAGCGCCTTTGCCCTCTTTTTCTTTTCTTTAATCCAGTACGGTAATTCGGTGGTTCAAGCATTAGGAGAGTTTAAGCACCTCTCCTTCCTTTTGATTTTCAACTCTTTGGTAAGCCTTATTCTCCTTATTCCCCTCACGAAATCTTTTGGGATTAAGGGAGCGGTTCTTTCTCAATCTTTAACAAGTCTATTCGTCTTTCTCCTCCTTTTGCGGATCTTTCAGTTTTTAAGAAACAGGTATCACCTTCTGCCTTTGGGGATCAGTTTTCATAAGATAAAAGAGCATTTCCCGAAATTGCTCTCCTTTGCCTTTCCCCTTTTCTTGTCCGGATTGGTGATGACCCCGGCTTTAACGATTTTAACTACCCTCCTTTCCCGACTCCGGAGTTTTCAAGAGGTTGGCTTCTTTAATGTCGGCTATTCTCTAACCCAAATCATACTCTTTCTTCCCACGGCAGTCGGTGTACCGTTTATCCCCTTGGCGAGTAGATTGGTAACGGAAGACCGGGAGAGATTAAAGGATTTTCTCTTGAAAACAATCTATGGGGTTAATATAATGGTGATGGTGATCTGTTTTCTTATGAGTTTTTTTGCTCACGAAATTATTCATCTCTTTTACGGTTCAAAATACGAATCCGCCCAGGAGATTCTCCTTCTTTTAGTTGCCGCCAGTTTTCTCACCAGTTTCGGCTACATCGTTGGTTATTATCTCCTGGCGGTTGGCAAGGTATGGTTGGGAACACTATTTAACCTAATCTGGTTTTTAATCGTTTTGGCGCCGGCATTTCCCCTTATTAAAAATTTGGGTTTAATCGGTTTAGGCTTCGCCTACTTTTTATCTTATGCTATCTTAGCGGTAATTTTTTGCTTCTATTTGAGAAACCACCTGAAAATAGGTATCCGGCAATTGGCGATGCAACTCCTTATCGGAACCGGATTCCTCGTCATCTTATTTCTGATAAGGATTCTCATCCCTAATGTCCGAGGCATAACTTTCTCTTCTCCTTTAGTCTTTATCTCTTTTGGCTTATTTTCCCTTTTTGTGCTTGCCACCCTCTTTTTAATCCCTAAGTCATTCAATAAAGAGATGATTATTGAACTAATAAAAAGGAGAAATGCTACATAG
- a CDS encoding glycosyltransferase, producing MLHSDFDWAFFGAVPHDHLLRGRTGALVDELRRRDFFIYYFEIPPASVLQYFKDKLSHRRGFFNFLFPRLRILPNLAIFPQPPIFPAARYETDSIRKFNQKRQVKRILKNLQPLWAKRKKPVVALVVTPWWYEIVETIHQKLPFTLIIYDCIDDLRVFCKEKQLGYYSKLQRKLVAKADLILISAQKLKEDIINLKPEAKIAFLPNGVDFDFFYQNGWNAPPPPDLEKLPRPIIGFVGSLFSWIDTNLIFAAAKSFPQASVVLVGPMRDIRIPKLPNIHLLGPKPYSLIPAYINNFDVCLIPFIADPLSDKVDPIKVYEYLSLGKPVVACNLQELEKTKELIYLSNNEKDFIRSIAEALKETKDDDLKERRIKYAQENSWKIRVSELLTIVGKELKGEGRH from the coding sequence ATGCTACATAGCGATTTTGATTGGGCATTTTTTGGTGCCGTACCCCACGATCATCTGCTCCGGGGTAGGACCGGCGCTTTGGTTGACGAATTGAGAAGACGAGACTTTTTTATCTATTACTTTGAGATACCGCCGGCTTCAGTCCTCCAGTATTTTAAGGATAAACTTTCCCACCGGCGCGGCTTTTTCAATTTTCTCTTCCCCCGACTCCGAATCCTTCCCAACTTGGCGATCTTTCCCCAACCACCAATCTTCCCGGCGGCTCGCTACGAAACCGACTCAATTCGGAAATTCAATCAGAAGCGTCAGGTAAAAAGGATTTTGAAAAATCTCCAGCCCCTTTGGGCGAAAAGGAAAAAGCCCGTAGTCGCATTAGTAGTTACCCCTTGGTGGTACGAGATTGTTGAGACGATTCACCAGAAGTTGCCCTTTACCTTAATCATTTACGATTGTATTGATGACCTGAGGGTTTTCTGTAAAGAAAAACAACTGGGCTATTATTCTAAACTCCAAAGAAAATTAGTCGCCAAAGCGGATTTAATCTTAATCTCGGCTCAAAAACTGAAAGAAGACATAATAAATCTTAAACCCGAGGCAAAGATTGCCTTCCTCCCTAACGGCGTTGACTTTGATTTCTTTTACCAAAACGGCTGGAATGCCCCCCCGCCTCCTGATTTAGAAAAACTCCCCCGTCCGATAATTGGTTTTGTCGGTTCTCTCTTCTCTTGGATTGATACCAATCTCATTTTTGCCGCGGCGAAGTCATTTCCTCAGGCATCCGTGGTCTTAGTCGGCCCGATGCGGGATATTAGAATACCAAAACTTCCCAACATTCATCTCTTAGGACCAAAGCCCTATTCCTTAATCCCGGCCTATATCAATAATTTTGATGTCTGCCTCATCCCTTTTATTGCTGACCCTCTTTCCGATAAGGTTGACCCGATTAAAGTCTATGAGTATTTAAGTTTGGGAAAACCGGTAGTGGCTTGTAATTTACAGGAATTGGAGAAAACGAAAGAGTTAATCTATTTATCTAATAACGAAAAGGATTTTATCCGATCAATCGCCGAAGCCCTTAAGGAGACGAAGGATGATGATTTGAAGGAAAGGAGGATAAAATATGCTCAGGAGAATTCTTGGAAGATTCGGGTTTCCGAACTTTTAACCATTGTGGGGAAGGAATTGAAAGG